In Lotus japonicus ecotype B-129 chromosome 5, LjGifu_v1.2, one genomic interval encodes:
- the LOC130721157 gene encoding piriformospora indica-insensitive protein 2-like, whose translation MKNIKGISNAIFIMFILSLSASCYGQEDFDVDAAAPMEKTEQEALYSTIQGFVGNSWNGSDLYPDPCGWTPIQGVSCDLFDGFWYVTVLNIGPIVDNSLRCTQYVEFRPQLFKLKHLKVLSFFNCFQSQTKLPISIPTGNWEKLSGSLESLEFRSNPGLIGRIPSSFGVLQNLQSLVLLENGLTGEIPPNIGNLTKLKRLVLSGNYLSGRIPDIFGGLKELLILDLSRNSLSGPLPLTIGSLSSVLKLDVGHNVLEGNLLNEFANLKNLTLMDLRNNRFSGGLTLSLQEMCSLEEMVLSNNQIGGDIRILKWENLKSLAILDLSNMGLAGEIPESLSELKRLRFLGLSDNNLTGNLSPKLETLPCLNALYLSGNNLSGELKFSNEFFGKMGRRFGAWNNPNLCYQPDGVMSTNHVPNGVKACQHGVNLLESNTKTKLFNGNMDQTSQFISSMGISSCATNGFWWIFLVEILMIGLFLNT comes from the exons ATGAAGAACATCAAGGGAATTAGCAATGCTATTTTTATCATGTTCATCCTCTCTCTGAGTGCAAGTTGTTATGGACAAGAAGACTTTGATGTTGATGCAGCTGCTCCAATGGAGAAAACAGAACAAGAGGCTCTGTACTCCACAATTCAAGGCTTTGTTGGCAATTCATGGAATGGCTCAGATCTTTATCCAGACCCTTGTGGTTGGACTCCTATtcag GGTGTCTCTTGTGATCTGTTTGATGGATTTTGGTATGTTACTGTCTTGAACATTGGACCAATCGTTGACAATTCTCTGAGATGTACACAATATGTGGAATTTAGGCCACAGTTATTCAAGCTCAAGCACCTCAAAGTTCTATCCTTCTTCAATTGTTTTCAATCACAAACCAAGCTTCCAATTTCCATCCCCACTGGAAACTGGGAGAAACTATCAGGCAGCTTAGAATCACTGGAGTTCAGATCAAACCCAGGTCTCATTGGAAGAATTCCATCAAGTTTTGGGGTCCTCCAGAACCTCCAATCACTGGTGTTGCTAGAGAATGGGTTAACAGGTGAAATACCACCAAACATTGGCAATCTTACCAAGTTGAAGAGACTTGTTCTTTCTGGAAACTATCTTTCTGGGAGGATTCCTGATATTTTTGGAGGGTTAAAAGAGTTATTAATCCTTGATTTAAGTAGAAACTCATTGTCTGGACCTTTGCCTTTGACAATTGGAAGCTTAAGTTCAGTGTTGAAGCTTGATGTAGGCCACAACGTTCTGGAAGGGAATCTGCTAAATGAGTTTGCTAATCTTAAGAATCTGACCCTTATGGACCTTAGGAATAACAGATTCTCTGGGGGGTTGACATTGTCTTTGCAAGAGATGTGTTCCTTAGAAGAAATGGTTTTATCCAACAATCAAATTGGTGGTGACATCAGGATCCTAAAGTGGGAAAATCTTAAGAGCTTGGCCATTTTGGATCTCTCTAACATGGGGCTTGCAGGGGAAATtcctgagtccttatcagaatTAAAGAGGTTGAGATTTTTGGGTCTTAGTGACAACAACCTCACAGGAAACCTGTCACCAAAGCTAGAAACTCTTCCTTGTCTTAATGCACTCTACCTAAGTGGAAACAATCTTTCAGGAGAGCTTAAATTCTCTAATGAGTTTTTTGGGAAAATGGGAAGACGTTTTGGTGCCTGGAACAACCCCAACCTTTGTTATCAACCAGATGGAGTAATGTCAACAAACCATGTTCCAAATGGGGTTAAGGCATGCCAGCATGGGGTGAATTTGCTAGAGTCTAACACAAAAACTAAGCTTTTCAATGGGAATATGGACCAAACTTCCCAATTCATAAGCTCTATGGGAATTTCTAGTTGTGCTACTAATGGCTTCTGGTGGATTTTTCTGGTAGAAATATTGATGATAGGTCTATTCCTAAACACTTAA